The DNA region CGAGGAACAAAACTCTTGGCCGACATTCGAGCATACCGGCCAGACCTGGATGTCCTTTGCTTTGTTGATTCATTTCGCCCTTCAGGCATGTTCCATGGAATTCCTTTAAGAAATATAGCCGATCTTCAGCAAGACCGTCTCGATTATATCATTATCAGCTCTTATAAATATGATAAAATTGTTGAAGTACTTTCGGAGAGGAATATTGCGCTGCCATATTACGTTTATCTCGACCTTCTTCCTGAATGTAGTCAAAATAAATATCCTTTAGAAACAAGCAAAGTGCAATATGACGCTCTCATGCACTTTGATTCGTTATCGAAAATTCCGCTTCAGCAATTGAATATTACAGTTACAAACGCCTGTAACTGCCGTTGCATTTTCTGCACGTATCAAAAATATACAGAAAAACGCTCTGTCATGAGTCTACAGACGTTCCAAAAGACCGTCGATTTTATGGGTCAACATGGTATAACGACCGTTGATTTCAGCCCGCTTATAGGTGAAACGCTTCTTGATCCAGGCATTGCCGATAAAATACGCTATGCCAAAGAAGCCGGTATGCGTTCCATCAAAATGACGACGAATGGCGTTTTGTTAGGCAACGATATTGATCTGTTGAAGTTGCTGATCGAGGAACTTGATACCATATCCATCAGTATTCCGGGACTGACAAGAGAAGCATACAGAGACGTCTTCCAGGTGGACGTCTACGATAAAATCCTTCATGGACTGCGTTCAGCCGGAGAAATCAAAGCGGGAATGCGCAAAGGGGCACATATCAACTTATGTCACCGCAGTTATAGAAGACCAGAAGCAATCTTTAAAGACGACGGGTTCCTCAAGCTGCTCCCTTTTCTCAAATCCGGCATCATTTTTTTTGATCCTGGTGACGGTTGCGTAGACTTTGACAATTGGTCCGGCGCTCTCGACAAAGAAACGCTTCTGGGTGAAATGCGCCTCAAAAAAACCAAACCGTCTCCCAATGCCTTCCCATGCGATTTCATCATGAACAGCTCCATCACCGTGCTTCCTGATGGTGCCTTCCGCCTCTGTCCCTGTCGATTTCTAGACACGATCTATGATGACTTGGTCATCTGGAAACAAGGCATGGAACCGCAGGAGCAGCATATTTATGGTGCATATCACAAATCTCTTGTCGAAGATTGGCTTCACGGCAAGCGCCCTCGGGCTTGCGCGCAGTGCTCTCTTTACCGTCCGCACCCAGCTGTGGGAACAACCGACTTACTCTCAACCACCGAGAAATAAACATGCCGCTTCCACGCAGACAACTGAAACCGGTCGACGAGGAGCACGCCGCGCAATTCATGCGTGAACTTGATGCTTTGCGCGCTCAATCCCCGACTGCCCCCATCATCCTGGTCACCACGTTCAGCCTCGGATTCAACTATCTGAAGTTACTGTATTATTTGAAAAAAAATGGTGCCATCGTTGTGCTTATGACAGGTGCTCAGTACATCAACGGAGCACATGATATACAAAGCCTTTCAGGCAAAGGTTACTTTGATGCACTTTGGGTTGCAAATCCTTTCGTCCATGAAATGCCTTATCTCGCAAAGCACTATGATTTCGATATAATTCATGCGCTTGTAGGAACCTATAGTCCATATCCGTTTTCAGAGCTTTTACGACACGCCAAATCTCCTGTTATTATAGACTACATCGATTTTAGAGAGCTGATGTACGACGATGGAAATCACGTAGATAGAGAAGCACACAAGCATGCCTTCAATATCATTGATAGTGAGCTTGAATTCACTCTATGGCATGATATTTTCACTCTGGCTGACGGCATTATTTATAAGGATTCCCCCTTATTCTTCAATCATCTTACACAAAAACATAAACATACACCAAAGGCTATAGAATTTCAGTCATATGTCTGTAAAGAATGGATATGTGATAACAAACGAAATAAGAATGAATTCCCTGTACGAGCTGTTTTTGCTGGAGGACTCCAGCAAAACAAAGGGCAACATGATTATAAGACCTGCGAAACAACATTTGATGTAGCAAAAACTCTCGTCAAACAGGGATTTGAGTTTACGATATACAATGGCTGCGACGCTGGACAAGGCGGATTTGAGCATTATAATCAACTTGCACAGGAAGAAAGCCTTTTTCACTACAACACTGCAATCCCCAATGACATGTTGGCACAAGCATTATGCACGCATGATATCGGTTGGAACTACCAACATTTTGAACAAGGGACTGAAACGGCTTTCTGTCATGGAAATGTAATGAGTTCAAAGATTTTCAACTTCCTTGAAGCCGGTTTACCTATTATTTCATCGAAATATACTGGGTACGTCACCCACTATCTGAAAACGCACTCCATTGGCTTTGGAGTGACTCAAGAAGATATTGCCGACTTCCGGAACGTTGTTCGTTCTCAGGACTGGAAGAGTATTT from Desulfovibrio inopinatus DSM 10711 includes:
- a CDS encoding radical SAM protein, with the translated sequence MIHNVKQLPGPAKICIYGAGGRGTKLLADIRAYRPDLDVLCFVDSFRPSGMFHGIPLRNIADLQQDRLDYIIISSYKYDKIVEVLSERNIALPYYVYLDLLPECSQNKYPLETSKVQYDALMHFDSLSKIPLQQLNITVTNACNCRCIFCTYQKYTEKRSVMSLQTFQKTVDFMGQHGITTVDFSPLIGETLLDPGIADKIRYAKEAGMRSIKMTTNGVLLGNDIDLLKLLIEELDTISISIPGLTREAYRDVFQVDVYDKILHGLRSAGEIKAGMRKGAHINLCHRSYRRPEAIFKDDGFLKLLPFLKSGIIFFDPGDGCVDFDNWSGALDKETLLGEMRLKKTKPSPNAFPCDFIMNSSITVLPDGAFRLCPCRFLDTIYDDLVIWKQGMEPQEQHIYGAYHKSLVEDWLHGKRPRACAQCSLYRPHPAVGTTDLLSTTEK